One segment of Fusarium falciforme chromosome 13, complete sequence DNA contains the following:
- a CDS encoding Protein kinase domain-containing protein, with translation MVAAVPVSDKATSIQWYHGLSGVVVEAPDLTVIKRPLPGEASEAQLEIERRIYKRLGHHPYITKFIAAHSNEIVLERLQYTLRKRLLELRRTNKRPARQNILRWARQIAQAFHHVHSCGVLQVDIGTYNVLLDWNEDVKLCDFAGSSLDGSEPTVAPSAHSTHPRISITHPSIRSELFAVGSMLYEMETTYEPYDDKNDGELEELFDADHYPEVGNLTLGEVITKCWTGQYVDASEIAMDIGQIEKHLK, from the coding sequence ATGGTAGCAGCCGTGCCTGTTTCCGATAAAGCCACCAGTATTCAGTGGTATCATGGACTGTCGGGAGTAGTTGTTGAAGCTCCTGATCTAACGGTTATTAAGAGGCCCTTACCAGGAGAAGCGTCCGAAGCACAGCTAGAAATCGAGCGCCGTATCTACAAACGCCTGGGCCATCACCCTTACATCACCAAATTCATTGCCGCACATTCCAACGAGATCGTACTCGAACGTTTACAATACACTCTTCGGAAGCGCCTTTTGGAACTCCGCAGGACGAACAAGCGGCCAGCCAGACAAAATATACTCCGGTGGGCGCGGCAAATTGCACAAGCGTTCCATCATGTCCATTCGTGTGGTGTGTTGCAGGTGGATATTGGCACGTACAATGTCTTGCTGGACTGGAATGAGGATGTCAAGCTTTGCGACTTTGCCGGATCTTCTCTCGATGGTTCTGAGCCTACAGTGGCTCCCAGTGCACATTCCACGCATCCAAGGATATCTATCACGCATCCTTCCATTCGATCCGAACTGTTCGCCGTCGGCTCAATGCTATACGAAATGGAGACAACGTACGAGCCGTATGACGATAAAAATGATGgggagcttgaggagctgtTTGACGCAGACCACTATCCAGAGGTAGGAAATTTAACGTTGGGTGAGGTGATTACGAAATGTTGGACTGGGCAGTATGTGGATGCTAGCGAGATTGCTATGGACATTGGTCAGATTGAAAAGCATTTGAAGTGA